From Drosophila nasuta strain 15112-1781.00 chromosome X, ASM2355853v1, whole genome shotgun sequence, one genomic window encodes:
- the LOC132796899 gene encoding proteoglycan 4, with the protein MAIPTNSQQQWATWSLALATWLLISTTVALSPPPQPADHLIPPPAPTAATVVAPHHAALPVAQRLTHAGYSEPAQETGFMTRVARWFGLGGAATAPRDQQLSAAGSLSYAYPKPAQHFDAAGKPCGQCNKYPWVPMMGQQQPQPQQQQQQQQQHQQPQQQSLHIQQQQLQHLPQQTQQVLQQQLPHQQLISAWQQQQQQQQQPLAQASQHRQRAVQFHAPSSSVFLPIAVPVPALSQVALPPLYNAQQFRPLQHQQQQQQQHLLHPLQQQLPLENVGAHSELRPVPVPTASPPAQQQTSSNFEIVQSHQVTDFVTSVEYPATFVQSHSIDLGQTGATLPSNHKQPEEQQHQQQEQDISTVRYQLEDLSSGAVHQHLPASQLLTELGHFEPQTTLPPPADNYPAASSQQQLQHEQEQETDQEQQQLYFAEQYQELAETSTVTPQYESLLYSETTTEQPTPAAIELNHNLVLSPSPSRDRDARQRETPKRLLDSPINHMTPHGGAAGVAPPPRPFTRDPSELNFRLGHSQPTHAPTPTSTYGAIDASGQFAGMSPPPPGPQQVIIPYTTKQKPRPFEPSQWTPGWNVRHPQQQQQQQLQDNDVELHEQQESKLVSTATAAPPPNTRRTTKYLTKILATNLRELLKRERETKRRPAPLIGVDISKLQHNIDGWTEQEYNSLSHRPSTPTIRGRSKHIPSEYLTTTTTPATPIPSPTQTLTSTSKITRGGFELGGSVSASQANGGDLSTSINNLEQLQLKRFPPVDDNRLLDFYEPQQQQQHRHSYATQPITSTTSLPPTTTTTTTARTTTTATAKELITPLYVRSTPAPMELWKQAKVAILPQTNEKVYVVTPQPRHQHQHQPQPQSQSHQSEHSEPTAAASVQSPVYQTPAPRFPRIRPTPGTATAVEATPATEQLRNYTPDIFGLRGLSAYVPAEPVEIIDGNSKVITIVTAAPTAAALQRPTAKSTISPSPR; encoded by the exons ATG GCAATACcaaccaacagccaacagcagtGGGCAACTTGGAGCCTTGCCTTGGCCACTTGGCTGCTGATATCAACAACAGTTGCACTATCACCGCCACCGCAGCCCGCTGATCACTTGATACCACCGCCAGCGCCGACAGCAGCGACTGTTGTTGCCCCTCATCATGCAGCGTTGCCTGTGGCGCAGCGACTGACGCATGCCGGGTACTCGGAGCCAGCGCAGGAGACTGGCTTCATGACGCGTGTGGCACGTTGGTTTGGCTTGGGTGGAGCTGCCACAGCACCGCGGGATCAACAGCTAAGCGCCGCCGGATCACTGAGTTATGCATACCCGAAGCCTGCGCAGCATTTCGATGCTGCTGGGAAGCCGTGTGGCCAGTGCAACAAGTATCCCTGGGTGCCAATGATGGGGCAGCAGCAACctcaaccacaacagcaacagcaacagcaacagcaacatcagcaacctCAACAGCAATCGCTGCAcatacagcagcagcagttgcagcatttgccgcagcaaacacaacaagtcttgcagcaacagctaccACATCAGCAATTGATCTCCGcctggcagcaacagcaacagcagcagcagcaaccttTGGCGCAGGCATCGCAGCATCGTCAGCGTGCTGTGCAGTTCCATGCGCCATCGTCGAGTGTCTTTCTGCCCATCGCTGTGCCTGTGCCTGCGTTGAGTCAAGTGGCATTGCCTCCACTCTACAATGCGCAGCAGTTTCGACCgctgcaacatcagcaacaacaacagcagcaacatctgcTGCACccgctgcaacagcagctgccgtTGGAGAATGTGGGAGCACACTCGGAGCTGCGACCGGTGCCGGTGCCAACGGCGTCGCCGCCAGCACAGCAGCAGACGAGCAGCAACTTTGAGATTGTGCAGAGCCATCAGGTGACGGACTTTGTCACCTCCGTGGAGTATCCGGCCACCTTCGTGCAGTCGCACTCCATCGATCTGGGACAGACGGGCGCCACGCTGCCCAGCAATCACAAGCAGCCAGAGGagcaacagcaccagcaacaggagcaggaCATCAGCACGGTGCGCTATCAGCTGGAGGACTTGAGCAGCGGTGCAGTGCATCAGCATTTGCCAGCCTCGCAGCTGCTCACCGAACTGGGACACTTTGAGCCGCAGACAACGCTGCCTCCGCCAGCGGACAATTATCCCGCGGCCTCAtcgcaacagcaactgcaacacgaACAGGAACAGGAAACAGatcaggagcagcagcagctgtacTTTGCCGAACAGTATCAGGAGCTGGCCGAGACGAGCACTGTGACACCTCAGTACGAATCGCTGCTCTACTCCGAGACAACCACCGAGCAGCCAACGCCAGCGGCCATCGAGCTAAACCATAATCTCGTCTTGTCACCGTCGCCGTCGCGTGATCGCGATGCACGGCAACGCGAGACACCGAAGCGACTGCTGGACTCGCCCATCAATCACATGACGCCACATGGCGGTGCAGCTGGTGTGGCCCCTCCGCCGCGTCCCTTCACCCGCGATCCCTCTGAGCTGAACTTCCGACTCGGTCACAGCCAGCCAACGCATGCGCCCACGCCAACGTCCACATATGGCGCCATCGATGCGAGTGGACAGTTTGCTGGCATGTCGCCGCCTCCGCCGGGTCCCCAGCAGGTGATTATTCCGTACACCACCAAGCAGAAGCCGCGTCCCTTCGAGCCCTCCCAGTGGACGCCAGGCTGGAATGTGCGACacccgcagcagcaacagcaacaacaactgcaggaCAACGATGTGGAGCTGCATGAGCAGCAGGAGTCGAAGCTGGTGAGCACAGCGACGGCAGCGCCGCCGCCAAACACGCGACGCACCACCAAATATCTGACCAAAATCCTTGCCACCAACTTGCGCGAGCTGCTgaagcgagagcgagagacgaAGCGACGTCCCGCGCCGCTGATTGGCGTGGACATCTCGAAGCTGCAGCACAACATCGATGGCTGGACCGAGCAGGAGTACAACTCGCTCTCGCATCGTCCTAGCACGCCAACCATTCGCGGTCGCTCCAAGCACATTCCCAGCGAGTACCTGACCACAACCACAACCCCAGCTACTCCGATTCCGTCTCCGACTCAGACATTAACGTCAACGTCGAAGATTACGCGCGGCGGCTTCGAGTTGGGGGGGAGTGTGAGCGCGAGTCAGGCGAATGGAGGCGATTTGTCCACGTCGATTAACAATctggagcaactgcagctgaagCGTTTTCCCCCCGTCGATGACAATCGCTTGTTGGACTTCTAcgaaccgcagcagcagcagcagcatcgtcaCAGCTATGCCACACAGCCCATAACAAGCACAACGAGCTTGCCcccaacaaccacaacaacaacaacagcaaggacaacaacgacagcgacagccaAGGAGCTGATAACGCCGCTCTATGTGCGCAGCACGCCAGCGCCCATGGAGCTGTGGAAGCAGGCCAAGGTTGCCATATTGCCACAGACGAACGAGAAGGTTTATGTGGTCACGCCACAGCCTcgtcatcagcatcagcatcagcctcagcctcagtctcagtctcatcAGTCGGAGCACAGTGAGCCAACTGCTGCCGCGTCGGTGCAATCGCCGGTCTATCAGACGCCTGCACCGAGATTTCCGCGCATCAGACCGACGCCAGGGACAGCAACAG CTGTTGAAGCGACGCCTGCAACGGAGCAGCTGCGCAACTATACGCCGGATATCTTTGGGCTCAGGGGCTTGTCGGCGTATGTGCCCGCGGAACCAGTGGAGATCATCGATGGCAACTCCAAA GTAATCACTATTGTGACAGCGGCGCCAACTGCGGCTGCACTGCAACGGCCCACAGCCAAGTCAACGATATCGCCCTCGCCCAGATAG